One part of the Vidua chalybeata isolate OUT-0048 chromosome 11, bVidCha1 merged haplotype, whole genome shotgun sequence genome encodes these proteins:
- the CARMIL2 gene encoding capping protein, Arp2/3 and myosin-I linker protein 2 isoform X1: MWTLVFSEGITAFLGTKKVLLVLSIQLQVKSKYDDFILVLTPWRAYVLPVMLPVRVLSSFSFLEVREMTVQEPSVVVIETEAASYAFRFMSLDDLEQVVIHVTMSLKKVFPDSSLGTLLKNSPPSLYERIQQITNSLEEMLQSNPGPCGGFSETYAALCDYNGFAFREEIQWDVDNIYHSQDCREFNLLDFSHLESRDVALSVAALSFNLWFTKLSCKDFRLNQEISEQLLYMLSKSVTLEELVLENCGLKADFVQRMAQALSSHPNSVLHTINLSGNQLEDRGVTAFSRHMEKSSKGLQSLSLARTMLTAKGMSTLCKALTDNKAIGFSLRHLDLSGNPGTLAGDDISNLQSLLQHCHSLSHLSLAGTDCPLDALFGALVHGSHTSLIHLDLSKNVYSHKRVKTISPDIKEFFSQACSLRHVSLAGTKLPADVVRCDWAAGMDLGVLLQGLADNSHISDLHLDLSSCELRSVGAQVIQDLIPDASSISHLDLSDNGFDPDMVTLVLSIGRSKSIRHVSLGKNFNIKSKEGLLDVLHRIVQLTQEEDCPLQSLSVAESRLKLGTNVLLSALGSNTSLVSLDISGNAMGDTGAKMLAKALQINTKLRTVVWDRNNTTAHGLLEVAQALERNYTLKSMPLPMSDVAQAYRSNPERTEEAVHKLQSCLTRNQLRQTLPAQTFRLQQGILTTSSEQMVNEICLSVQKHVDILSTCMGREVETDILCAEEAIRNANLSVSILPLLYEAGNTPYQNGKLQHKLECLTEEASQTCSREIQAIMQAVLDTAHGLCPAVVQKSGVRDQLVNAMSEQICLQDHLSLSTVLDQMVTDVFSKLNEIKLSVTAAVADCIVDAVLGDLTIAQCKLAESLSKQGLDLLVLPPESAEDDATALARGRNPPDLAAEEYKMALRRRNKHFRSIRPTPTVRSVSELEPAAGRDASGLRAHRAPPSLSPAAPPARPASTKDAEPASGSLPATQPATATGFLMDLPTAGEKLEHCTKARPRPNRRHKQPPSKPNVQPVACENSEDRSITRVDEGLEDFFAKRLITETLPPTTPETCPGSAPLAPSGSRTLKKKIGNFFAFKKPKSSRGSRCEKEPEGGPTAPRSRRSMLSDILRAPSKAGESGKPLSKSEEGGLSAEPHAEPEHCQTPDSARRIRPKYSREGKSQSLILLSGEDEDALGVRHDKKRQLEKSEGELSSSFEQRVQVMLHRIGVTKGPAAESKKQQSKDNEIKKAGSDGDIVDSSADLPPSLKARTHSVSTDAPFRSPAARTEPSAEPRPAWKALGRQLPAEPPAISSDQPRRSFTLAEPSGLLEPGDREGWSSSLPRLGRNVPVALPRRVSHGGEVGAGTLPTLPTPPNTEDNRLMARLAAPRGTSRRALSVHEEQLREPECPAELGMGTVPPRLRRSPVLRHRTKHESLSEMEGEPGPTSDAEGATLQDWPRAGLEEPQAGTGTEGEQPQALAQTVGNAQDSAAVDQRRPVPGREEPALGQ; this comes from the exons ATGTGGACACTGGTCTTTTCAGAGGGCATCACCGCCTTCCTGGGGACAAAGAAGGTGCTCCTGGTGCTGAGCATCCAGCTGCAGGTGAAATCCAAGTATGACGACTTTATCTTG GTCCTGACGCCCTGGAGAGCCTACGTGCTGCCTGTGATGCTGCCAGTGAGG GTTCTCAGCAGCTTCAGCTTCCTGGAGGTGAGGGAGATGACAGTCCAAGAGCCCAGTGTG GTTGTCATAGAAACAGAGGCAGCGTCTTACGCCTTCCGGTTCATGTCCTTGGATGATCTGGAGCAAGTTGTTATCCATGTCACCATGTCACTTAAGAAGGTCTTTCCAGACTCATCCCTTGG gaCACTGCTCAAGAACTCCCCCCCCAGCCTGTATGAGAGGATCCAGCAGATCACAAACTCACTGGAGGAAATGCTGCAGAGCAACCCTGGGCCTTGTG GGGGGTTTTCGGAGACCTACGCTGCTCTGTGTGATTACAACGGCTTTGCCTTCCGCGAGGAGATCCAGTGG GACGTGGACAACATTTACCACAGCCAGGACTGCCGGGAATTCAACCTGCTGGACTTCAGCCACCTGGAGAGCCG gGATGTGGCGCTGAGTGTTGCTGCCTTGTCCTTCAACCTGTGGTTCACCAAGCTCTCCTGCAAGGATTTCAGGCTG AATCAGGAGatttcagagcagctgctctaCATGCTCAGCAAATCAGTGACATtggaggagctggtgctggagaACTGTGGGTTGAAAGC TGACTTTGTGCAGAGGATGGCCCAGGCACTCAGCAGCCATCCCAACTCCGTCCTGCACACCATCAACCTCTCTGGCAACCAGCTGGAAGATAGAG GGGTCACTGCCTTCAGCCGGCACATGGAGAAGAGTTCCAAGGGTCTGCAGAGCCTCAGCTTGGCCAGGACAATGCTCACAGCCAAAG GGATGAGCACGTTATGCAAGGCCCTCACAGATAACAAAGCCATTGGATTCTCCCTCCGGCACCTGGACCTCTCTGGAAACCCTGGCACCCTGGCTGGGGATGACATCAGT AATCTGCAGAGCCTCCTCCAGCATTGCCACTCGCTCTCCCACCTTAGCCTGGCTGGCACAGACTGTCCTTTGGATGCT CTCTTTGGAGCCCTGGTCCACGGATCCCACACCAGCCTCATCCACCTGGATCTCTCAAAAAACGTGTACTCCCACAA GAGGGTGAAAACCATCTCCCCTGACATCAAGGAGTTTTTCAGCCAGGCCTGCTCCCTCAGACATGTCTCCCTGGCAGGTACCAAGCTGCCAGCCGATGTCGTAAGGTGCGATTGGGCTGCGGGAATGGATTTGGG GGTATTGCTGCAAGGGCTGGCAGACAACAGTCACATCAGTGACCTGCACCTAGATCTTAGCAGCTGTGAG CTGAGATCAGTGGGGGCCCAAGTCATCCAGGATCTCATCCCTGATGCCAGCTCCATCAGTCACCTGGACTTGTCTGACAATG GCTTTGACCCCGACATGGTGACACTGGTGCTCTCCATTGGCAGAAGCAAATCCATTAGACACGTCTCCCTGGGGAAAAACTTCAACATCAAGTCCAA GGAAGGTCTGTTGGATGTCCTGCACCGCATTGTCCAGCTCACCCAGGAGGAGGATTGT cctctccagtCACTGTCTGTGGCTGAATCGCGCCTCAAACTGGGAACCAACGTCCTGCTGAGTGCCCTGGGCAGTAACACCAGCCTCGTGTCCCTGGACATCAGTGGCAACGCCATGGGGGACACAGGGGCCAAGATGCTCGCCAAGGCCCTGCAGATCAACACCAAGCTCAG GACTGTGGTTTGGGACAGGAACAACACAACTGCCCATGGGCTCCTAGAGGTGGCTCAAGCTTTGGAGAG GAATTACACGCTCAAGTCGATGCCGCTGCCGATGAGCGACGTGGCGCAGGCCTACCGCAGCAACCCCGAGAGGACGGAGGAGGCCGTGCACAAG CTCCAGTCCTGCCTGACGAGAAACCAGCTGCGGCAAACGCTGCCGGCACAGACCTTCCGGCTGCAGCAGGGCATCCTCACCACCTCTTCTGAACAG ATGGTGAATGAGATCTGCCTGAGTGTGCAGAAGCACGTCGACATCCTGAGCACCTGCATGGGCAGGGAGGTGGAGACGGACATCCTCTGCGCCGAGGAGGCCATCAGGAATGCCAACCTGTCTGTCAGT ATCCTGCCTCTCTTGTATGAGGCGGGAAACACCCCCTACCAGAATGGCAAGCTGCAGCACAAGCTGGAGTGTCTCACAGAGGAAGCATCACAGACCTGCAGCCGGGAAATCCAG GCAATCATGCAGGCGGTGCTGGACACGGCGCACggcctgtgcccagctgtggtgCAGAAGAGCGGGGTCAGGGATCAGCTGGTGAATGCCATGTCGGAGCAGATCTGCCTCCAGGACCACCTCAGCCTCAGCACTGTCCTGGACCAGATGGTCACCGACGTCTTCAGCAAGCTGAA TGAAATCAAGCTGTCCGTCACAGCTGCTGTAGCCGACTGCATCGTGGATGCCGTGCTGGGAGACCTGACCATCGCCCAGTGCAAACTG GCAGAGAGCCTCTCCAAGCAGGGGCTCGACCTCCTGGTGCTGCCGCCGGAGTCGGCTGAGGACGATGCCACCGCGCTGGCGAGGGGCAGGAATCCTCCGGACCTCGCCGCAGAGGAG taCAAGATGGCCCTGCGGAGGAGAAACAAGCACTTCAGGAGCATTCGGCCCACACCAACTGTGAGAA GTGTCTCGGAGCTGGAGCCGGCAGCGGGTCGAGACGCCAGCGGGCTCCGAGCTCACCGGGCGCCGCCGTCACTcagccccgccgcgccgccggcaCGCCCTGCCTCCACAAAGGATGCTGAGCCTGCGAGCGGCTCGCTCCCCGCCACGCAGCCTGCCACCGCCACCGGATTCCTTATGGACCTGCCGACCGCCGGCGAGAAGCTGGAGCATTGCACCAAAGCCAGGCCCCGGCCCAACCGCCGGCACAAGCAGCCGCCCAGCAAGCCGAAT GTGCAGCCTGTGGCCTGTGAGAACAGCGAGGACAGGAGCATTACCCGTGTGGACGAGGGGCTGGAGGACTTCTTTGCCAAGAGGCTCATCACAGAAACACTGCC ccccacgACTCCGGAGACCTGCCCAGGTTCAGCCCCTCTGGCTCCCTCTGGTTCCCGCACCCTCAAGaagaaaattgggaatttttttgccttcaaGAAACCCAAATCCAGCCGGGGCTCGAGGTGTGAGAAGGAGCCCGAGGGTGGTCCCACTGCTCCTAGGAGCAGGCGCTCGATGCTCAGTGACATTTTACGAGCCCCCAGCAAGGCAGGCGAGTCAGGGAAGCCCCTGAGTAAATCGGAGGAGGGGGGTCTCTCTGCCGAGCCACACGCAGAGCCTGAGCACTGCCAGACCCCTGACTCTGCCCGGAGGATCCGGCCCAAGTACTCTCGGGAGGGCAAATCCCAGTCACTCATCTTGCTGTCCGGGGAGGACGAGGATGCACTGGGGGTCAGGCATGACAAG AAgaggcagctggagaagagcGAGGGGGAGTTGTCCAGTTCTTTCGAGCAGCGCGTGCAGGTCATGCTCCATCGCATTGGCGTCACCAAAGGCCCAGCTGCTGAGAGCAAGAAGCAGCAG AGCAAAGACAACGAGATCAAGAAAGCTGGCTCAGATG GGGACATCGTAGACAGCTCTGCAGACTTACCGCCATCCCTGAAGGCCCGCACACACTCTGTGTCCACAG ACGCACCCTTCCGCAGCCCAGCCGCCAGGACGGAGCCCAGCGCCGAGCCCAGGCCAGCCTGGAAAGCCCTGGGAAGGCAGCTGCCCGCTGAGCCACCGGCCATCAGCTCCGACCAGCCCCGGCGCTCCTTCACCCTAGCAGAGCCCAGCgggctgctggagcctggggaccgggagggctggagcagcagcctgccACGGCTGGGCCGGAATGTGCCGGTGGCACTGCCACGGAGGGTCAGCCATGGTGGGGAGGTGGGTGCTGGcaccctgcccaccctgcccacaCCACCCAATACTGAAG ACAACCGGCTGATGGCACGGCTGGCAGCGCCACGGGGGACCAGCCGCCGAGCACTGTCCGTCCAcgaggagcagctcagggagcccGAGTGCCCGGCAGAGCTGGGAA TGGGCACCGTTCCCCCGCGCCTGCGGCGTTCGCCTGTGCTCAGGCACAGGACCAAGCACGAATCCCTCTCAGAGATGGAGGGTGAGCCTGGACCAACCTCGGATGCTGAAG GTGCCACGCTGCAGGACTGGCCCCGTGCCGGGCTGGAGGAGCCgcaggctggcacaggcacTGAGGGTGAGCAGCCGCAAGCCCTGGCACAAACTGTTGGGAATGCACAAGACTCAGCTGCTGTAGACCAAAGACGCCCAGTGCCGGGCCGGGAGGAGCCGGCCCTGGGACAGTGA